One window of the Caminibacter pacificus genome contains the following:
- the infC gene encoding translation initiation factor IF-3 — MSKKQDKTLINEDIIDFTDRVRLVDGEGEPKIVDSQKALEIAYNKGLDLVLVAPQANPPVAKVMDYGKYKYEQERKKKEAKKKQVKIEVKEIKFTSKIQDNDINYKVKHAREFLEKGKHVKLRVFLRGRELATPEKGFEVINRVWDMLKDVAEKQNEPKLEGNYINLLVTPPKKKKK; from the coding sequence ATGAGTAAGAAACAAGATAAAACGTTAATTAATGAAGATATTATCGATTTTACTGACAGAGTGAGACTCGTAGACGGAGAAGGCGAGCCTAAAATAGTAGATTCGCAAAAAGCGCTTGAAATTGCATACAATAAAGGGCTTGATTTGGTGCTTGTAGCGCCTCAGGCCAATCCGCCGGTTGCAAAAGTAATGGATTACGGAAAATACAAATACGAACAAGAGAGAAAGAAAAAAGAAGCTAAGAAAAAGCAAGTTAAAATCGAAGTAAAAGAGATTAAATTCACTTCGAAAATTCAAGATAACGACATCAATTACAAAGTAAAACACGCAAGAGAATTCCTTGAAAAAGGAAAACACGTAAAACTTAGAGTTTTCCTAAGAGGTAGAGAACTTGCAACGCCTGAGAAAGGTTTTGAGGTTATTAATAGAGTTTGGGATATGCTAAAAGATGTTGCCGAAAAACAAAACGAACCTAAACTTGAAGGTAACTATATCAATCTATTGGTAACGCCTCCGAAGAAAAAGAAAAAATAA
- the thrS gene encoding threonine--tRNA ligase: MSDVIGYKIGDNIVDLQTIEAKNIDTSNATPIYFDDSEDALEIIRHSAAHLMAQAIKELYPDAKFYVGPTIENGFYYDLKTSEPISDKDLKNIEKKMKALAKKKFDITRYEITKDEAIEKFKDDELKQEVLKMIPGDTVSIYKQGDFEDLCRGPHVPNTKYLQNVKLQKVAGAYLGGDSSKEMLTRIYGTAFATKDALQKYLKMLEEAQKRDHRKLGTELELWMFDEEIGAGMPIWLPKGALLRGNLEKLLYSAHIRREYDPVRGPELLRSHMWKISGHYYNYKENMYFTEIEHDDPNKPAEEYGIKPMNCLAHVKIFGHKTRSYKELPLRFFEFGTVHRHEKSGVLHGLLRVREFTQDDAHIFCRPDQIEEEVIKVLDFVDSIMQRFGFEYEMEISTRPEKSIGSDEIWEKATNALKAALNKLGREYGIDEGGGAFYGPKIDIKITDAIGRKWQCGTIQVDFNLPERFDISYIDENNERKRPVMIHRAIIGSFERFIAILTEHYAGEFPTFIAPIKAIFVPIGEKHIDYAKEIQKELLENDLKTEIYASNDSLNKRIRNAEKQRVGYVVIIGDEEVENGTVAIRDRRKREQYKMTKGEFVEMIKKLSEVKL, translated from the coding sequence ATGAGTGATGTTATTGGATACAAAATAGGCGATAATATTGTCGATTTACAGACAATCGAAGCCAAAAATATCGATACGAGCAACGCAACACCTATATATTTCGACGATAGTGAAGACGCACTTGAAATTATTCGCCACTCTGCTGCGCATTTAATGGCTCAAGCGATAAAAGAGCTATATCCTGATGCTAAATTTTATGTAGGGCCTACTATTGAAAACGGATTTTACTACGACCTAAAAACAAGCGAGCCAATCAGTGATAAAGACTTAAAAAATATCGAAAAGAAAATGAAAGCGCTCGCAAAGAAAAAATTCGATATCACAAGATACGAAATCACAAAAGATGAGGCTATCGAAAAATTCAAAGACGACGAGCTAAAACAAGAAGTATTAAAAATGATACCGGGAGATACGGTATCGATTTATAAACAAGGTGATTTCGAAGATTTGTGTAGAGGCCCTCACGTACCGAATACAAAATATCTTCAAAACGTAAAATTACAAAAAGTTGCGGGTGCTTATCTTGGAGGTGACAGCTCAAAAGAGATGCTGACTCGTATCTACGGAACTGCATTCGCTACTAAAGACGCACTTCAAAAATACTTAAAAATGCTTGAAGAAGCTCAAAAAAGAGACCATAGAAAACTCGGAACCGAACTTGAACTTTGGATGTTTGACGAAGAAATCGGAGCGGGTATGCCTATTTGGCTTCCGAAAGGCGCGCTTCTTAGAGGGAATTTGGAAAAACTTTTATATTCGGCTCATATCAGACGCGAATACGACCCCGTAAGAGGACCTGAGCTTCTTAGAAGTCATATGTGGAAAATTTCGGGACATTATTACAACTACAAAGAAAATATGTACTTTACCGAAATAGAACACGACGATCCGAACAAACCTGCAGAAGAGTACGGTATCAAACCTATGAACTGCCTTGCTCACGTAAAAATTTTCGGGCACAAAACGAGAAGTTATAAAGAGCTTCCTCTTAGATTTTTCGAATTCGGAACAGTCCACAGACATGAAAAAAGCGGTGTACTTCACGGACTTCTTAGAGTTAGAGAGTTTACGCAAGACGACGCTCATATTTTCTGTAGACCGGATCAAATAGAAGAAGAGGTGATTAAAGTACTTGATTTTGTCGATTCTATAATGCAAAGATTCGGATTCGAATACGAAATGGAAATCTCAACCCGTCCTGAAAAATCTATAGGTAGTGACGAAATTTGGGAAAAAGCGACAAACGCTCTTAAAGCGGCTTTAAATAAACTTGGAAGAGAATACGGAATCGATGAAGGCGGTGGAGCGTTTTACGGGCCGAAAATCGATATCAAAATCACAGATGCTATCGGTAGAAAATGGCAATGCGGTACTATACAAGTAGACTTTAACCTGCCTGAGAGATTCGATATCAGCTATATCGACGAAAACAACGAAAGAAAACGTCCTGTAATGATTCATAGGGCTATTATCGGAAGTTTCGAGAGATTCATTGCGATTCTGACAGAACATTACGCGGGTGAATTTCCGACGTTTATAGCACCTATTAAGGCGATATTCGTACCTATCGGAGAAAAACATATAGATTATGCAAAAGAGATTCAAAAAGAACTGCTTGAGAACGATTTAAAAACTGAAATTTACGCAAGCAACGATTCGCTTAATAAAAGAATCAGAAACGCCGAAAAACAAAGAGTCGGCTATGTTGTAATTATCGGTGATGAAGAGGTGGAAAACGGCACTGTTGCTATCCGCGATAGACGCAAAAGAGAACAATACAAAATGACAAAAGGAGAATTTGTGGAAATGATTAAAAAACTTAGCGAGGTAAAACTATGA
- the lspA gene encoding signal peptidase II, which yields MKKFFLSFFAVFFIDQLLKQLFLHGFEWHSKCISLVLAINKGIAFSLLSFLGSNLKFIQLGIIILLAIFLYKEKIIKKHPIITGILLAAALSNLLDRFLIGGVVDYVYWHCGFKFAIFNFADVMIDFSILVFVYYYIFGKIPKSVA from the coding sequence ATGAAAAAATTTTTTCTCTCTTTTTTCGCCGTTTTTTTTATAGACCAGCTTTTAAAACAGCTGTTTTTGCACGGATTCGAGTGGCATAGCAAATGTATCTCTTTAGTGCTTGCCATAAATAAAGGAATAGCGTTTTCGCTTTTGAGTTTTCTTGGTAGCAACCTAAAATTCATACAGCTCGGGATAATAATACTTCTTGCGATATTTCTTTATAAAGAAAAAATAATAAAAAAACATCCGATAATTACGGGGATATTATTAGCGGCGGCATTATCAAATCTACTTGATAGGTTTTTAATAGGCGGAGTGGTGGATTATGTCTATTGGCATTGCGGATTTAAGTTTGCAATATTTAATTTTGCGGATGTTATGATAGATTTTTCCATTTTGGTATTTGTTTATTATTATATTTTTGGTAAAATTCCGAAGTCGGTCGCATAG
- the glmM gene encoding phosphoglucosamine mutase yields the protein MKLFGTDGVRGKAGEFITPSLAMNLAMAFGEVIPKKTGKILVGKDTRRSGYMIENAIVSGLTAIGYDVIQIGPMPTPAIAFLTEDMRCDGGIMISASHNPYYDNGIKFFNNEGNKLSQNIEEAIERRYFENNFNLKTGKDIGKSKRIDDVIGRYIVHIKSSFPKHLNLNGVRIVIDTANGAAYKVAPTIFSELGADVITINDNPNGFNINQNAGAMHPEFLAQKVKEYRADIGFALDGDADRLVVVDENGDLVDGDKLLGALAYYLHQKGKLKNNGIAVTVMSNGALEDFLKKYGIKVYRSKVGDKYVLEVMKEKDLNFGGEQSGHIIFSDYAKTGDGLVSALQAIAYVLESGKKASEAFNLFELYPQVQTNINVSEKIPLEKIEGADEMLKSVEKEGYRHLVRYSGTENKLRLLVEGKEHKKAKELLEKLTNFFKSKLS from the coding sequence ATGAAATTATTCGGAACTGACGGAGTGAGGGGGAAAGCGGGAGAGTTTATAACTCCGAGTCTTGCTATGAACCTCGCAATGGCATTTGGTGAAGTTATTCCTAAAAAAACGGGAAAAATATTGGTAGGAAAAGATACGAGAAGAAGCGGTTATATGATAGAAAACGCCATAGTTAGCGGACTTACCGCTATTGGGTATGACGTAATTCAAATAGGTCCTATGCCAACTCCTGCGATTGCGTTTTTGACTGAAGATATGAGATGTGACGGCGGAATAATGATAAGTGCGAGTCACAATCCGTATTATGATAACGGAATTAAATTTTTTAATAACGAAGGTAATAAATTATCTCAAAATATTGAAGAAGCTATAGAAAGAAGATATTTTGAAAACAATTTTAACTTAAAAACGGGAAAAGATATAGGAAAAAGTAAAAGAATCGACGACGTTATCGGTAGATATATCGTGCATATCAAATCTTCTTTTCCTAAACATTTGAATTTAAACGGAGTTAGAATTGTCATTGATACGGCAAACGGAGCGGCTTACAAGGTCGCACCGACTATTTTTAGCGAACTTGGGGCCGATGTGATTACGATAAACGATAATCCGAACGGATTTAATATCAACCAAAACGCCGGAGCTATGCATCCTGAATTTTTGGCACAAAAAGTGAAAGAATATAGAGCCGATATCGGTTTTGCGCTTGACGGGGATGCCGACAGGCTCGTTGTTGTGGATGAAAACGGAGATTTGGTTGACGGAGATAAACTTTTAGGTGCTCTTGCATATTATTTACATCAAAAAGGAAAACTCAAAAACAACGGTATAGCCGTAACCGTTATGAGTAACGGAGCTCTTGAAGATTTTCTAAAAAAATACGGAATAAAAGTCTATAGAAGCAAAGTAGGGGATAAATACGTACTTGAAGTTATGAAAGAAAAAGATTTGAATTTCGGCGGAGAGCAATCGGGACACATTATATTTAGCGATTACGCAAAGACGGGTGACGGACTTGTTAGTGCTCTTCAGGCTATCGCGTATGTGCTTGAGAGCGGCAAAAAAGCAAGTGAAGCGTTTAATCTTTTTGAACTTTATCCTCAAGTCCAGACAAATATAAACGTCTCCGAAAAAATTCCTCTTGAAAAAATCGAAGGCGCCGATGAAATGTTAAAATCGGTAGAAAAAGAAGGGTATAGACATCTTGTGAGATATTCGGGTACCGAAAACAAACTTAGACTGTTGGTAGAAGGTAAAGAGCACAAAAAGGCAAAAGAGCTGCTTGAGAAATTGACTAACTTCTTCAAAAGTAAGCTTTCATGA
- the rpsT gene encoding 30S ribosomal protein S20: protein MANTKSAQKRIRQTKKRTERNRYYRTRIKTITKNVEKAVEAGDYAKALEYWKVANKKFQSYINKGILKKNTARRKISRLHKLVKSIEPAS from the coding sequence ATGGCAAACACAAAATCAGCTCAAAAAAGAATCAGACAAACTAAAAAAAGAACAGAGAGAAACAGATACTACAGAACAAGAATCAAAACTATCACTAAAAACGTAGAAAAAGCTGTAGAAGCTGGTGATTATGCAAAAGCTCTTGAATATTGGAAAGTAGCAAACAAAAAATTCCAAAGCTACATCAACAAAGGTATCTTAAAGAAAAATACTGCAAGAAGAAAAATCAGCAGACTTCACAAACTTGTAAAATCAATCGAACCGGCAAGCTAA
- the prfA gene encoding peptide chain release factor 1, translating into MLLEKLQPFVEKYNEINQKLSSPEITQDIKQMTKLSREARQLEEIVNKAKEYEELLNTIEEAKSMLDDPEMAELAKEELKEAEEKLPKLEEEIKLLLLPKDPNDDKNIYLEIRAGTGGDEAALFVGDLMKAYVRYAEKKGWKIEIVSESKNDIGGFKEIILLIKGEGAYSRLKYEGGTHRVQRIPATESQGRIHTSAVTVAVMPEVDDVDIELDPKDIKIEVMRAGGAGGQHVNKTESAVRMTHIPTGITVSMQDERSQQRNKEKALQILKARVYEKLESERLAKIGEARKSQVGSGDRSERIRTYNYPQNRITDHRIGLTLYRLEQIMSEGLFDEIIDPLIAHYQAEALKEAGL; encoded by the coding sequence ATGCTTCTTGAAAAGTTACAACCTTTTGTCGAAAAATATAATGAAATCAACCAAAAACTCTCATCTCCCGAAATTACCCAAGATATAAAACAGATGACGAAACTATCCAGAGAAGCCAGACAACTTGAAGAAATAGTAAATAAAGCCAAAGAATACGAAGAGCTGTTAAATACTATCGAAGAAGCGAAATCAATGCTTGACGACCCGGAAATGGCGGAACTTGCAAAAGAGGAATTAAAAGAAGCTGAAGAAAAACTTCCTAAGTTAGAAGAAGAGATAAAACTACTCCTTTTACCTAAAGACCCGAATGACGATAAAAACATCTATCTTGAAATAAGAGCCGGAACCGGAGGAGATGAAGCGGCATTGTTTGTGGGTGACTTGATGAAAGCATATGTAAGATACGCTGAAAAAAAAGGTTGGAAAATAGAGATAGTGAGCGAAAGCAAAAACGATATCGGCGGATTTAAAGAGATTATTCTTTTGATAAAAGGGGAAGGCGCATACAGCAGACTGAAATACGAAGGCGGAACTCACAGGGTCCAAAGAATCCCGGCTACCGAATCCCAAGGAAGAATCCACACTTCAGCAGTTACGGTAGCGGTTATGCCAGAAGTTGACGACGTAGATATAGAACTCGACCCGAAAGACATTAAAATCGAAGTTATGAGAGCCGGAGGTGCTGGAGGTCAGCACGTAAATAAAACCGAAAGTGCCGTCAGGATGACGCACATCCCAACAGGCATAACGGTATCGATGCAAGATGAAAGAAGCCAACAAAGAAACAAAGAAAAAGCCCTTCAAATTCTAAAAGCAAGAGTTTATGAAAAACTCGAAAGCGAAAGACTCGCAAAAATCGGAGAAGCAAGAAAAAGCCAAGTGGGAAGCGGTGACAGAAGCGAGAGAATCAGAACGTACAACTATCCTCAAAACAGAATTACCGACCACAGAATAGGCCTTACTCTTTACAGACTCGAACAAATTATGAGTGAGGGATTATTTGACGAAATTATCGACCCTTTAATAGCCCACTACCAAGCCGAAGCCCTAAAAGAAGCGGGGCTTTAG
- a CDS encoding FxsA family protein, whose translation MALLYFLAYLFFEILFSYEFAKIFTPIGLFIEVIVTAIVGVYILRTLHFSLAVEMQKVMRMEMTQEEFMTAGLFRLIGAFLLIIPGVFSDILGILFLMEPIARWFAKKFLKPKTTHYQNYHTSSDDDIIDVEIVEIIEKKD comes from the coding sequence ATGGCACTTTTATATTTTTTGGCGTATCTTTTTTTTGAAATTCTTTTTTCTTATGAATTTGCGAAAATTTTTACTCCTATAGGGCTTTTTATAGAAGTTATAGTAACAGCTATAGTTGGGGTGTATATTTTAAGAACGCTTCATTTTTCTCTTGCCGTTGAAATGCAAAAAGTAATGCGAATGGAAATGACTCAAGAAGAGTTTATGACTGCCGGACTTTTTAGACTTATAGGTGCTTTTTTGCTGATAATTCCGGGAGTATTTAGTGATATATTGGGAATTTTGTTTTTAATGGAGCCGATAGCAAGATGGTTTGCTAAGAAGTTTTTAAAGCCAAAAACAACTCATTATCAAAATTATCACACTTCAAGCGATGATGATATTATCGATGTCGAAATCGTAGAAATTATAGAAAAGAAAGACTAA
- a CDS encoding GNAT family N-acetyltransferase, which produces MEIVYNVDEYIDDLMALYKNEWWTNKRSKEEVIKMLQNSTFVFGIVENNELIAFSRVLSDKVYKAFIFDVIVRSDCRNRGLAKILMENILNHEELKNVKTFELYCKEEMIGFYEKFGFKKVEDLVLLKR; this is translated from the coding sequence ATGGAAATAGTTTATAATGTAGATGAATATATCGATGATTTGATGGCTCTTTACAAAAACGAATGGTGGACGAATAAAAGAAGCAAAGAAGAAGTAATAAAAATGCTTCAAAACTCCACTTTTGTTTTTGGAATAGTGGAAAATAACGAGCTTATAGCTTTTAGTAGAGTTTTAAGCGATAAAGTTTACAAAGCTTTTATTTTTGACGTAATAGTTAGGAGCGATTGTAGAAACAGAGGTTTGGCTAAAATTTTAATGGAAAATATTTTAAACCACGAAGAATTAAAAAACGTAAAAACGTTCGAGCTTTATTGTAAAGAAGAGATGATAGGTTTTTATGAAAAATTCGGGTTTAAAAAAGTTGAGGATTTAGTTCTTCTAAAAAGGTAA
- a CDS encoding proline--tRNA ligase, whose amino-acid sequence MRWSRFFAYTLKEAPKDAVVASHKYLVRGGYIKQVAAGIYDFAPLGKMVLDNIRNIIKEEMDKAGAQEVMLSFVTPYELWEETGRAKKYGDELLRIEDRKGQKFVLSPTNEESVVDLVRGTIKSYKQLPVNLYQINLKFRDEARPRFGLLRGREFIMKDAYSFHATREDLDREFNLMQETYEKIFERMGLDFRVVEADSGAIGGSGSREFMVLADTGEDDIVVCSECNYAANIEVATRKHEKRENPVKTEVIEEVYTPDKKSIEEVCEFLGIDPYFSIKAVAKKAIYDDGKEEVVVFFVRGTDSLEETKAKNAIGALELVDASEEELEKAGLVPGFIGPFGLPFDVKYVIDDDLRMAEELVCGANKKDYHIKGAGLLDANLLGNLTIYRDIAAVKEGDKCPKCGAPLRITKGIEVGHIFKLGTVYSEPMNATFLDENGKAKPFIMGCYGIGVSRLIAAAIEQNHDDKGIVWPKEIAPFVVDIIVGDVKKTEQLEFAEKLYEDLQKAGVKVMLDDRAERFGPKIADFELVGFPVGVIVGKKLKDGKVEVRDRKTGEKFEVEAGEAFEKVMELINR is encoded by the coding sequence ATGAGATGGAGTAGATTTTTTGCATATACATTAAAAGAAGCGCCAAAAGACGCTGTCGTAGCAAGTCACAAGTATTTGGTAAGAGGCGGATATATTAAGCAAGTGGCGGCAGGTATTTATGATTTTGCGCCTCTTGGGAAAATGGTGCTTGATAATATTAGAAACATTATAAAAGAAGAGATGGATAAAGCGGGGGCTCAGGAAGTAATGCTTAGTTTCGTAACTCCTTATGAATTGTGGGAAGAGACGGGAAGAGCTAAAAAATACGGGGACGAGCTACTTAGGATTGAAGATAGAAAAGGGCAAAAGTTCGTACTTTCTCCTACAAATGAAGAGAGTGTGGTGGATTTGGTAAGAGGTACTATCAAAAGCTATAAACAACTGCCGGTAAATTTATATCAGATAAACCTTAAATTTAGAGATGAAGCAAGACCGAGATTCGGACTTCTTAGAGGTCGTGAATTTATTATGAAAGACGCGTATTCTTTCCATGCTACAAGAGAGGATTTGGATAGAGAATTTAATCTTATGCAGGAAACTTATGAAAAGATTTTTGAGAGAATGGGTCTTGATTTTAGAGTGGTTGAGGCCGATAGCGGCGCTATAGGAGGGAGTGGTAGTCGCGAATTTATGGTGCTTGCGGATACGGGAGAAGATGATATCGTAGTTTGCAGCGAGTGTAACTATGCGGCGAATATCGAGGTTGCCACAAGAAAACACGAAAAAAGAGAAAATCCTGTAAAAACCGAAGTAATAGAAGAAGTATATACTCCAGATAAAAAATCTATTGAAGAGGTGTGCGAATTTTTGGGAATCGACCCGTATTTCAGTATAAAAGCGGTAGCTAAAAAGGCAATATATGATGACGGAAAAGAAGAAGTTGTCGTGTTTTTTGTAAGAGGTACTGACAGCTTGGAAGAGACAAAAGCCAAAAACGCAATAGGAGCGCTTGAGCTTGTGGATGCGAGTGAAGAAGAGCTTGAAAAAGCCGGGCTTGTGCCTGGATTCATAGGACCGTTCGGGCTTCCTTTTGATGTGAAGTATGTGATTGATGATGATTTGAGAATGGCGGAAGAACTTGTTTGCGGTGCGAATAAGAAAGATTATCATATTAAAGGTGCGGGACTACTTGATGCTAATCTGCTTGGGAATCTAACTATTTATAGAGACATAGCAGCCGTAAAAGAAGGAGATAAATGTCCTAAATGCGGTGCGCCTCTTAGAATTACAAAAGGTATAGAAGTAGGACATATCTTTAAACTCGGGACGGTTTATAGCGAGCCGATGAACGCTACGTTTCTTGATGAAAACGGAAAAGCCAAGCCGTTTATTATGGGGTGTTACGGGATAGGAGTTAGTCGTCTGATAGCTGCCGCAATCGAGCAAAATCACGACGATAAGGGAATTGTCTGGCCAAAAGAGATAGCTCCGTTTGTAGTGGATATAATCGTAGGAGACGTTAAAAAAACCGAGCAGCTTGAATTTGCCGAAAAACTTTATGAAGACCTTCAAAAAGCCGGCGTTAAAGTAATGCTTGATGATAGAGCCGAAAGATTCGGGCCTAAAATTGCCGATTTCGAGCTTGTGGGATTTCCTGTGGGAGTGATTGTAGGTAAGAAACTTAAAGACGGAAAAGTTGAAGTTAGAGATAGGAAAACTGGTGAGAAATTTGAAGTAGAGGCCGGTGAAGCGTTTGAGAAGGTTATGGAATTAATTAATCGCTAA
- a CDS encoding RNA-binding S4 domain-containing protein: MRIDKFLNAVNIVKRRSIADEMCKEGVVFINGKKAKSAKDVKVGDVIEIHYLSGIKKYEVLKLPETKTIPKSKKSEYVKEI, encoded by the coding sequence TTGAGAATAGATAAATTTTTAAATGCGGTGAATATCGTAAAAAGACGCTCAATAGCCGATGAGATGTGTAAAGAAGGCGTAGTTTTTATAAACGGCAAAAAAGCAAAGAGCGCAAAAGACGTAAAAGTAGGAGATGTTATAGAGATACATTATCTTAGCGGAATAAAAAAATACGAAGTTTTAAAGTTGCCGGAGACAAAAACCATTCCTAAAAGCAAAAAAAGCGAATACGTAAAGGAGATTTGA
- a CDS encoding argininosuccinate synthase has product MKVVLAYSGGLDTSVILKWLQDKYNAEVVTFTADIGQGEEVEEAREKALKLGVKPENIFIEDLREEFVRDYVFPMFRANAIYEGEYLLGTSIARPLIAKRQIEIAKQVGAEAVAHGATGKGNDQVRFELGYYALKPDIKVIAPWREWDLNSREKLLAYAEKHGIPIQKHGKKSPYSMDANLLHISYEGGILEDPWAEPEEDMWRWTVAPEKAPDKPEYIEIEFKNGDPIAINGSAMTPAQILETLNEYGKKHGIGRIDIVENRFVGMKSRGCYETPGGTILLKAHRAIESITLDKGEAHLKDEIMPKYAELIYNGFWFAPEREALQKLIDNTQKNVEGTVRLKLYKGNVQVVGRKSPKSLFSPEFATFEEDSVYNQKDAEGFIKLNALRFIIEGYVRGKNK; this is encoded by the coding sequence ATGAAAGTAGTTTTGGCTTATAGCGGCGGACTTGATACGAGTGTTATTTTAAAATGGCTTCAAGATAAATACAATGCGGAAGTTGTAACGTTTACGGCTGATATCGGACAGGGTGAAGAAGTAGAAGAAGCAAGAGAAAAAGCACTTAAACTTGGCGTAAAACCTGAAAACATCTTTATTGAAGACTTAAGAGAAGAGTTTGTTAGAGATTACGTATTTCCTATGTTTAGAGCGAATGCTATTTATGAGGGTGAATATCTTCTTGGGACTTCAATTGCAAGACCGTTAATTGCAAAAAGACAAATAGAAATCGCAAAACAAGTAGGCGCAGAAGCGGTGGCTCACGGCGCGACAGGAAAAGGAAACGACCAGGTGAGATTCGAGCTTGGATATTACGCGCTAAAACCTGATATTAAAGTTATCGCTCCTTGGAGAGAGTGGGATTTGAATAGTAGAGAAAAACTTCTTGCATATGCGGAAAAACACGGAATTCCTATTCAAAAACACGGAAAAAAATCTCCTTATTCAATGGATGCAAACCTACTTCACATTTCTTATGAAGGCGGAATTTTGGAAGACCCTTGGGCTGAGCCTGAAGAAGATATGTGGAGATGGACGGTAGCCCCTGAAAAAGCTCCTGATAAACCAGAATATATCGAAATAGAATTTAAAAACGGAGACCCTATTGCAATCAACGGAAGCGCAATGACTCCGGCTCAAATTCTTGAAACTCTAAACGAATACGGAAAAAAACACGGAATCGGTAGAATCGATATCGTTGAAAATAGATTTGTCGGTATGAAATCACGCGGATGCTATGAAACTCCGGGAGGTACGATTCTTTTAAAAGCCCATAGAGCGATTGAAAGCATTACACTTGATAAAGGTGAAGCTCATCTAAAAGATGAAATAATGCCAAAATACGCAGAGCTTATCTATAACGGATTTTGGTTTGCGCCTGAAAGAGAAGCTCTTCAAAAACTAATCGACAATACTCAAAAAAATGTCGAGGGAACCGTAAGGCTCAAACTTTACAAAGGAAACGTACAAGTTGTTGGAAGAAAATCTCCAAAATCACTCTTCAGTCCTGAATTTGCTACATTTGAAGAAGATAGCGTATATAATCAAAAAGACGCTGAAGGCTTTATTAAACTTAACGCACTAAGATTTATCATCGAAGGTTATGTAAGAGGGAAAAATAAATAA